The bacterium sequence AAAACCGCCATCATTTCACTCATAATAAAATTACTGACCAATTTCGGTTCATTAATGTGTTTCAGCACTTCTTCATAATAATTGGCCATGGCTTTCGTCATGGTCAACACTTCAGCATCGTATTTCGGAATCGCAAAATCACGTACAAATCGATCGCGGCGTGCTTGGGGCAATTCCGATAGCGATGAAGCTATCGTATCAATCCATTCTTTGGTAACCCGTAAAGGAACTAGATCGGGTTCCGGAAAATATCGATAATCATGCGCTTCTTCTTTGGAACGCATCGGACGTGACTCACCGGCATTGTCGTCCCATAGCAAAGTTTGTTGTACTACTTTTCCTCCGCCGCTCACTAATTGGGTTTGGCGGTCAATTTCATAGAGCAGAGCACGTTCAACAGCTTTGAATGAATTCATATTCTTTAGTTCGGTCTTGGTACCAAATTGAACTTGATCGGCAGGACGGATTGAAATATTAGCATCACACCGCAAACTGCCTTCTTCCATGTTCCCATCGCATATCTCCAGATACTGTACGATCTGACGGATTTTTGTCAAATACGCCGTCACCTCTGCTGTGTTTCGAAAATCAGCTTCGGACACTATTTCAATCAGAGGTGTTCCGCAACGATTCAAATCGACAAAGGTGCCACGCCCGCCGGTAACAGCATCATCATGAATGGATTTACCGGCATCTTCTTCGAGATGAATCCGTTTGATGCCAATACGTTTGACAGTTTCGCCGATTTCAACTTCAAGCCAACCGTGTTCACAAAGCGGTTTATCAAATTGGGAAATTTGATAACCTTTCGGCAGGTCGGGATAAAAATAATTTTTCCGGGCAAAAATAGATTCACTGGCAATGACGCAGTGTGTGGCTAAGCCCATGCGAATGGCAAATTCAACCGCACGCTTGTTAAGTAC is a genomic window containing:
- the gatB gene encoding Asp-tRNA(Asn)/Glu-tRNA(Gln) amidotransferase subunit GatB, whose translation is MQFEPVMGLEVHCQLLTKTKAFCSCSTQFGAMPNTQTCPVCLGLPGALPVLNKRAVEFAIRMGLATHCVIASESIFARKNYFYPDLPKGYQISQFDKPLCEHGWLEVEIGETVKRIGIKRIHLEEDAGKSIHDDAVTGGRGTFVDLNRCGTPLIEIVSEADFRNTAEVTAYLTKIRQIVQYLEICDGNMEEGSLRCDANISIRPADQVQFGTKTELKNMNSFKAVERALLYEIDRQTQLVSGGGKVVQQTLLWDDNAGESRPMRSKEEAHDYRYFPEPDLVPLRVTKEWIDTIASSLSELPQARRDRFVRDFAIPKYDAEVLTMTKAMANYYEEVLKHINEPKLVSNFIMSEMMAVLKERKQDADQFVVKPVQMGALLKMVVQNTISGKIAKTVFEEMGKSGEDPQKIVEQKGLIQITDRSEIEKLVDQMFEKNKSQTQEYLSGKEALFGHFVGEVMKLSRGKANPKMTNEVIREKLKTMKS